Below is a genomic region from Triticum dicoccoides isolate Atlit2015 ecotype Zavitan chromosome 5A, WEW_v2.0, whole genome shotgun sequence.
aacgaaaaataaagaaaaaagaaagaagaaaagaaataatgaagaAATAATTAAAGAAACAAGAAAATCCATAACCGGGTAGCTAGGTGTggaaaaatgggccggcccatttaacgcTGCGGGGGGTCGCCTGTTGCGttcgaaatcactaattgaggggAGCAACTAGTTGACGAGTGCTCCTTTGGGAGCCTCACAAGGATCAACACTACTTGACGTACTCTCAGTCATTTGCCACCTGTTGCACTCTGGCCGCTTTGTTCGGatttttttcgcacgcgttttcggcttttaaacgttttttttctgggttttttacgttttggttttccatcggttttccatagcttttggattaaaaaatttgaaaaaaaaatatttgtgcgaaaaacatttttttgtgagattcatggttttgctttcgcgagagtcacgaccatacctctcggaaacgaaagaaatggattttctgttttttttcgcgagagtcacggttttgcttccgcgagaggcatggttgtgcttttgcgagggtcacggccgtgcctctcgaaaaaatgcactttctgttttttttctttcgcgagagtcacgcttttgctttcgtgagagacatgtttgtgcttttgcgagagtcacggccgtgcctttcggaaacgaaaaaaaaacacattttctgtttttcctttcacgagagtcatggttttgcttccgcgagaagcatGGACGTGCCTCGTCGAAAACGAAAAATAAcgagttttttctttgttttttccttctgcgagagtcaagtttgctttcacgagaggcacagttgtgatttattgagaggcacgggcgtgcctctttcagaaagggaaaaaacccgtgctccTAGTTCAGTTTATTCGTtcggtttttttcgtgaaaaaaagttcgttAAAATCTATCAACATGAAATCAAGTTTTGAAGATTTCAACGCGAAGAATCCAATAGTGAAAGTGGTTCGAGATTTGGTCACATGGTTTAAGagctaaaacgttttgaataaacggtttTGCGAAAACAAGGAAAACTCTcagattgcgacaagtggcgcacatgcaacgcgccacttgtcgcaacctgggaaggttggagtgatctttgcaacgagtattcataaactagtgatttcgCTAATTAAGTATTACTCCTTCCAAAAGGTCACTCCGTTCTCTCAGGTTAAGATAAGTGGCGCACTACACCTGAGAGTTTTATCTTTTTTTGTAGGTTCGTTTATTCAAAATGTGTTATTTCTTAAATCGTCCGTCTAAAACTCAAACTGTTTTCACCATTGGGTTTCTGGTGTCGAGATTCAAAATTAGATACCATATTGATAggttttcatgaactttttttttcgaaaaaaccaagcaaaaaattatgcctctcgcagaagaaaaaaaaagaaacatgTTTTTTGTCTGTTTCCAAGAGGAACTGCtttgcctctcgtgaaagcaaaaccgtgcctctctcaGAATGAAAAAACGTGTATTTTTTTTTTCTGAAAGGCACTCGTGAAAGCAAAACCGCcggcgccgcctcccgccgccccgcCTCGACCTCCTCAACCAATTCTGCAAGCTAGCTTctcccatggcggcggaggggcaggaaAAGGAGAAGATGGTGATGTTGCGGAGCGAGGACGGCGTGGACTTCGTGCTGTCAGAGTCCGAGGCAGAGGCCCAGTGCGGCAGGAAAATCAAAATAATGATGAAGCACGACTTCGAGAACCACATCATCccttccggcgacggcggcggcggcgaaatcAACTACTGCCTCATCCGCCTCCCCGTCCGAGGCGACACACTCTCCAAGGTGATAGACTACTCCAAGATGCACGCCTCCGGATCCCACGACTTTGACCCACTGGGATGCGGACTTCATCGCTGCTTTCAACCACGAGGCCCTCTTCGATCTCATCCTGGTGAGTACGTACATACATACTTTCCCAAAAAATATATATCTAAGGAAAATTATACCTCAATCAATTGATAGAACCGGCTTGGGTATAATTGTCTAAATCAAATCCATGGTTTAATAATGAACTGTGTTGTTTAACCATAATAACAAATCAATTCCTATCAAATTTCCTATAGCGAAATTTCTATAGGATACAACAGACATACACAGAGTGTACACATTATATATGAAACAAGCAAATTCATTAACTTAAGTATG
It encodes:
- the LOC119297584 gene encoding SKP1-like protein 1; amino-acid sequence: MAAEGQEKEKMVMLRSEDGVDFVLSESEAEAQCGRKIKIMMKHDFENHIIPSGDGGGGEINYCLIRLPVRGDTLSKVIDYSKMHASGSHDFDPLGCGLHRCFQPRGPLRSHPGEYASEYLQIRGLIDLACQTIASKIKGKSPREICNIFNIKSVFPPELDGETIAKRLQDCTTCSSDKELPCSETPCLIQELEFEEKALQALDIVHCQEFTGYDPKVNTYTRT